One Bacillus sp. FJAT-52991 genomic region harbors:
- the yqfD gene encoding sporulation protein YqfD encodes MNNQWLVFFRGVVHVKIIGPGAERFLNQLIRSRIPLWQVKRQEMGTITFSLSLHHVQDLRKCARDFEGKVFFLKGEGLPFLLKRMLKSSGFIIGMVAFLVLVLLLSNVVWRIDINGASPEMEHKIRKELDRIGIEKGRLIFSLDDPEMVQKKLFHEVDGLTWIGVELRGSTYHFQVVEKNAPKEKQTNDSQHLVAKKDAVIVNMFVEKGQAVVKRNQFVRKGQLLVSGYIGDEKKSKKVSAAGKVYGETWYKTVVELPLTTDFNTLTGLNVRKHYIKVDRFKLKVWGFKEPAFANAQLEDKEYPISFLGMKLPINYIEKSYYESEQVQRSYTENEAKTQALQAARKDLQAQLSEKAKISGEKILHNQIKNGKVKLIVHFQVLEDIAVGQSITQGDIENARRKKHNEPPAR; translated from the coding sequence TTGAACAATCAGTGGCTTGTTTTCTTTAGAGGAGTTGTCCATGTCAAGATTATAGGGCCGGGGGCTGAACGATTTCTAAATCAGCTGATTCGTTCCCGTATCCCTCTTTGGCAAGTGAAACGGCAAGAAATGGGGACTATTACATTTTCACTTTCTCTTCATCACGTTCAGGATTTAAGAAAGTGTGCTCGTGACTTTGAAGGAAAGGTGTTTTTTTTAAAAGGAGAAGGTTTGCCCTTTTTGTTGAAAAGAATGCTCAAAAGCTCTGGTTTTATCATTGGGATGGTAGCGTTTTTGGTTTTAGTCTTACTGTTATCAAATGTCGTCTGGAGGATTGATATTAACGGAGCTAGTCCAGAGATGGAGCATAAAATTCGTAAAGAGCTAGACCGGATAGGGATTGAGAAAGGGCGATTAATCTTTTCATTAGATGACCCGGAAATGGTGCAAAAAAAGCTATTTCATGAGGTAGATGGATTAACTTGGATTGGAGTAGAATTAAGGGGAAGCACCTATCACTTCCAGGTGGTTGAAAAAAATGCTCCGAAAGAAAAACAAACAAATGATTCGCAGCACCTGGTGGCAAAAAAAGATGCCGTCATTGTCAATATGTTTGTAGAGAAAGGACAAGCTGTTGTAAAAAGAAATCAATTTGTTCGAAAAGGTCAGCTGTTGGTTTCTGGGTATATAGGGGATGAGAAGAAGTCCAAAAAAGTATCCGCGGCCGGAAAAGTATATGGAGAAACATGGTATAAAACGGTGGTAGAGCTCCCGTTAACGACCGACTTCAATACGTTAACAGGCCTAAATGTGAGAAAGCATTATATAAAAGTAGATCGTTTTAAGCTGAAAGTATGGGGGTTTAAAGAGCCTGCTTTTGCGAATGCTCAACTAGAGGACAAGGAGTACCCCATCTCTTTTTTAGGGATGAAGTTGCCTATTAATTACATCGAGAAAAGCTATTATGAAAGCGAGCAAGTCCAGCGATCATATACAGAAAATGAAGCGAAGACACAAGCTCTTCAAGCGGCTAGAAAAGATTTACAAGCTCAATTATCTGAAAAAGCAAAAATTAGCGGGGAAAAGATTTTACACAATCAGATCAAGAATGGTAAAGTTAAATTAATTGTTCACTTCCAAGTACTAGAAGATATAGCAGTAGGTCAATCAATTACTCAAGGAGACATAGAGAATGCCAGAAGAAAAAAACATAATGAACCTCCAGCTCGATAA
- the era gene encoding GTPase Era, with the protein MNNQTNTRYKSGFISIIGRPNVGKSTFLNRVIGQKIAIMSDKPQTTRNKVQGVYTKEEAQMIFIDTPGIHKPKHKLGDFMMKVAVNTLKEVDLVLFMINAEEGYGRGDEFIIDKLQGIQTPVFLVLNKIDQIHPDQLMELIEQYKDLYPFKEIVPISALEGNNVERLLAQIEEILPEGPQYYPADQVTDHPERFIVSELIREKVLHLTREEVPHSIAVVIDKMERREDKDIINVMATIVVERDSQKGIVIGKRGSLLKEVGKRSRIDIENLLGSQVFLELWVKVQKDWRNKQSNLRDFGFREDEY; encoded by the coding sequence ATGAATAATCAAACGAATACAAGATACAAATCAGGCTTTATTTCGATCATTGGCCGCCCGAATGTCGGCAAATCCACGTTTTTAAATCGAGTGATCGGACAAAAGATTGCGATTATGAGCGACAAGCCGCAAACAACCAGAAATAAAGTGCAAGGTGTCTATACAAAAGAAGAGGCACAAATGATCTTTATTGACACACCAGGTATTCATAAGCCAAAGCATAAGCTTGGGGACTTTATGATGAAAGTGGCTGTCAACACATTAAAGGAAGTAGACCTTGTACTGTTTATGATTAATGCGGAGGAAGGCTATGGGCGCGGAGATGAATTCATTATCGACAAGCTGCAAGGCATCCAAACTCCCGTGTTTCTTGTCCTCAATAAAATCGATCAAATTCATCCAGATCAGTTAATGGAACTGATCGAACAGTATAAAGATTTATATCCATTTAAAGAAATTGTTCCGATCTCTGCTCTTGAAGGCAATAATGTGGAACGATTGCTGGCACAAATCGAGGAGATTTTACCAGAAGGTCCTCAATATTATCCAGCTGATCAAGTGACCGATCATCCGGAACGATTTATTGTGTCTGAGCTTATTCGTGAAAAAGTTCTTCATTTGACAAGGGAAGAGGTGCCTCATTCAATTGCCGTTGTGATTGATAAGATGGAGCGCAGGGAAGATAAAGATATTATTAATGTGATGGCCACGATCGTTGTGGAACGGGATTCACAAAAAGGGATCGTCATTGGTAAACGTGGAAGTTTATTGAAAGAAGTAGGAAAGCGTTCACGAATCGATATTGAAAATCTGCTTGGTTCCCAAGTGTTTTTAGAGCTATGGGTGAAGGTGCAAAAGGATTGGCGTAATAAACAATCTAATCTTCGTGACTTCGGATTTCGTGAAGATGAGTATTAA
- a CDS encoding diacylglycerol kinase family protein yields the protein MNTVSKDKRTFHWKRLTASHQFALQGIRLAMDEPNFRFHMAAAVIAILMGMWLSLTKMEWVLVLFLVFGMFILEIINTAIEKTVDLVTEEYHPLAKQAKDLAAGAVLLYAFLSVIVGLIIFIPKLMELFLKI from the coding sequence ATGAATACGGTCTCGAAAGATAAGCGAACATTTCATTGGAAACGATTGACGGCCTCTCATCAGTTTGCACTACAGGGCATTCGATTAGCAATGGACGAACCGAATTTTCGCTTTCATATGGCGGCAGCTGTTATTGCCATATTGATGGGCATGTGGCTGTCGCTTACGAAAATGGAGTGGGTTCTTGTTTTGTTTTTAGTTTTTGGGATGTTTATTTTAGAAATAATTAATACGGCTATTGAAAAAACAGTCGATTTAGTGACAGAAGAGTATCATCCTTTAGCGAAACAGGCAAAGGATTTAGCGGCAGGAGCCGTTTTGCTATATGCGTTTCTTTCTGTTATTGTAGGTTTGATTATATTTATACCCAAGTTAATGGAATTATTTTTAAAAATTTAG
- a CDS encoding YqzL family protein: MLDFTWKVFSETGSVEAYLLYKEIKNDNEGSPFEQEHRLAELDFPITGITN; encoded by the coding sequence ATGTTGGATTTTACCTGGAAAGTCTTTTCGGAGACGGGAAGTGTAGAAGCATACCTTTTGTATAAGGAAATTAAAAATGACAACGAAGGATCCCCGTTTGAACAAGAGCACAGGCTGGCGGAATTAGATTTCCCGATTACTGGGATTACCAATTGA
- a CDS encoding HD family phosphohydrolase — protein MDIQSMICRIRSYVSDRVLTLIVFFLLAILMFVLLYTHVKPETYQIELFSVSDRTIRSQVTIVDEQKTEEEKKRAATEVEEAYVYKSDIVNNRLLLVDSLFDFVLEAKTKYPEDQTEQLLFLKKRFTNEAEDATKVIGDEELSSLLEAKPKELELLKKKTAGLVESSLENRIRAEEVATAKAEIVNQVRTSSIPDEYQDAAAAIASYAIVPTVVYDKELTQKRRKEAMENVEPVRILQGQVIVQEGHLIDRETYRQLELLGLLKNDPSYKPVIGLLIFIAVVLFLLYYYFHYSPMEEEKKTSAVLLSSAVFLFSLLLMKLADLLDFSDFYELTYAYPAALAAMLLTVLVNERIAIMVTIVLSACGSMVFNEQLNGTLNVEMGLYILFSGLAGVLFLMGSKNINLLRAGMLVSLVNVFVILFLKLLVSGQYTQTEFLYFTLFSFLSGLLSAVLTMGMLPFIEAAFGMLSKMKLIELSSPNQPLLKKLLTETPGTYHHSVMVANLSEAACEAIGANGLLARVGCYYHDIGKTKHPQFFIENQGSLGNPHDQLPPEVSKDIIISHVTDGVKMLKEHKLPQEIIDVAEQHHGTTLVKYFYFQAKKINPDIEESDFRYVGPKPQTKELAVINIADSVEAAVRSMDHPTTEQIETLVEQIVSDRLCDGQFSECDISLKELQIVKKTLCESLSGIFHSRIKYPGVEEVAPAKQS, from the coding sequence ATGGATATACAATCTATGATTTGTCGGATTCGTAGCTATGTGAGTGATCGAGTGCTTACACTGATTGTGTTTTTTTTATTGGCGATATTAATGTTTGTGCTGCTTTATACTCATGTGAAACCTGAAACGTATCAAATTGAACTCTTCTCGGTTTCAGATAGGACGATTCGATCGCAAGTCACAATAGTAGATGAACAGAAAACAGAAGAAGAGAAAAAACGAGCGGCCACTGAAGTAGAAGAGGCCTACGTGTATAAAAGTGATATCGTCAATAATCGGTTGTTACTAGTTGACTCGTTATTTGATTTTGTTCTTGAGGCGAAAACGAAATATCCTGAGGATCAGACAGAGCAGTTGTTATTTTTAAAGAAGAGATTTACAAATGAAGCAGAAGATGCGACGAAAGTTATTGGAGACGAGGAATTATCTTCTTTGCTTGAAGCCAAACCGAAAGAACTCGAACTATTGAAAAAAAAGACAGCGGGCCTTGTAGAATCCTCTTTGGAAAATAGAATTCGTGCAGAAGAAGTAGCTACCGCGAAAGCAGAGATTGTTAATCAAGTTCGAACGTCTTCGATTCCAGATGAATATCAAGATGCAGCGGCTGCCATTGCTAGCTACGCCATCGTACCAACAGTCGTGTATGATAAGGAATTAACGCAGAAAAGAAGAAAAGAGGCGATGGAGAATGTAGAGCCTGTCCGCATTCTTCAAGGGCAAGTAATTGTGCAAGAAGGTCATTTAATTGATCGAGAAACATATCGTCAGCTAGAGCTGCTAGGCTTGTTAAAAAACGATCCATCTTATAAACCGGTGATCGGATTATTAATTTTTATTGCGGTTGTTTTGTTTTTGCTTTACTATTATTTTCATTATTCACCTATGGAAGAAGAAAAGAAAACATCAGCAGTACTGCTTTCCAGCGCAGTCTTTCTTTTTTCTTTACTTCTTATGAAGCTTGCCGATCTATTAGATTTTAGTGATTTTTATGAGCTCACGTATGCTTATCCAGCCGCGTTAGCCGCGATGCTGTTAACCGTTCTTGTCAATGAGCGGATCGCTATCATGGTAACTATTGTTTTATCTGCTTGTGGAAGTATGGTATTCAATGAGCAGCTCAATGGAACGCTGAATGTTGAGATGGGGCTATACATTCTGTTTAGTGGATTAGCTGGGGTATTATTCTTAATGGGAAGTAAAAACATTAATTTATTGCGTGCTGGGATGCTTGTTTCTCTAGTTAATGTATTTGTTATTTTGTTTCTGAAGTTACTTGTGAGTGGCCAGTACACCCAAACCGAATTTTTGTATTTTACTTTATTCTCATTTTTGTCTGGTTTGTTATCAGCCGTTTTGACGATGGGGATGTTGCCGTTTATCGAAGCCGCATTTGGTATGTTGTCAAAGATGAAACTGATTGAATTATCAAGTCCCAATCAGCCGCTTTTAAAAAAATTATTAACCGAAACCCCTGGTACTTATCATCATAGTGTCATGGTGGCTAATCTATCAGAGGCGGCTTGTGAAGCCATTGGAGCTAATGGGTTATTAGCACGAGTAGGATGTTATTATCATGATATTGGAAAAACAAAGCATCCGCAGTTTTTTATTGAAAATCAAGGCAGTTTAGGAAATCCTCACGATCAGCTTCCGCCTGAAGTGAGCAAAGATATCATTATTTCCCATGTGACTGATGGGGTGAAGATGTTAAAAGAACATAAACTTCCGCAAGAAATCATCGACGTAGCGGAGCAGCATCATGGAACAACGCTTGTTAAATATTTTTATTTTCAAGCAAAGAAAATCAATCCTGATATAGAAGAAAGTGATTTTCGTTACGTGGGGCCCAAGCCTCAAACAAAAGAGTTAGCAGTCATCAATATAGCAGATAGTGTCGAGGCGGCTGTTCGATCGATGGACCATCCGACGACTGAACAAATTGAAACGCTTGTAGAACAAATCGTTTCCGATCGGCTATGTGATGGTCAATTCAGTGAATGTGATATTTCGTTAAAAGAATTACAAATTGTAAAGAAAACATTATGTGAATCATTAAGTGGAATATTTCATTCTCGAATTAAGTATCCGGGAGTAGAAGAAGTGGCTCCTGCTAAGCAAAGTTGA
- the glyQ gene encoding glycine--tRNA ligase subunit alpha: MNIQNMILTLQKHWSDHGCILMQAYDVEKGAGTMSPYTFLRAIGPEPWNVAYVEPSRRPADGRYGENPNRLYQHHQFQVIMKPSPDNIQEMYLDSLKALGIDPLEHDIRFVEDNWENPSLGCAGLGWEVWLDGMEITQFTYFQQVGGLECKPVSVEITYGIERLASYIQEKENVFDLEWTDGFTVRDIFYQPEFEHSKYTFETSDADMLFNLFTIYEKEAKRQMDEGLVHPAYDYVLKCSHVFNVLDAKGAISVTERTAYLGRMRSLARQIAKTFYEEREKLGFPILKGKGEPEHE; this comes from the coding sequence ATGAATATTCAAAATATGATTTTAACATTGCAAAAACATTGGTCTGACCATGGCTGTATTTTAATGCAAGCCTATGATGTAGAAAAAGGAGCAGGGACAATGAGCCCTTATACGTTTTTACGGGCGATTGGTCCGGAACCGTGGAATGTAGCGTATGTCGAGCCTAGCCGTCGTCCGGCTGATGGACGTTATGGAGAAAACCCAAACCGTTTATACCAGCATCATCAATTCCAAGTGATTATGAAGCCATCTCCAGATAATATTCAAGAAATGTATTTGGACTCATTAAAAGCTCTTGGGATCGACCCATTAGAGCATGATATTCGCTTCGTAGAAGATAACTGGGAAAATCCTTCCCTTGGCTGTGCAGGGCTTGGTTGGGAAGTTTGGCTTGATGGTATGGAAATTACTCAGTTTACTTATTTCCAACAAGTTGGTGGTTTAGAATGTAAGCCAGTTTCGGTAGAAATTACATATGGAATTGAGCGTCTTGCGTCGTATATTCAAGAAAAAGAAAATGTGTTTGATCTTGAGTGGACGGATGGATTTACCGTAAGAGATATTTTTTATCAACCGGAGTTTGAGCATTCTAAATATACGTTTGAGACAAGTGATGCGGACATGTTATTTAATCTATTTACGATTTATGAAAAGGAAGCAAAGCGCCAAATGGATGAGGGACTTGTTCATCCGGCCTATGATTATGTATTGAAATGCTCTCACGTTTTTAATGTGCTTGATGCGAAGGGGGCCATTTCGGTTACAGAAAGAACGGCGTATTTAGGTCGTATGCGCAGTTTAGCGAGACAAATTGCAAAAACGTTTTATGAAGAGCGTGAAAAATTAGGATTCCCAATTTTAAAGGGGAAAGGGGAGCCAGAACATGAATAA
- the recO gene encoding DNA repair protein RecO, translating into MLQKVEGIIIRTINYGETNKIVTVFTRENGKLAFMARGARKPNSRLSAITQPLTHGQFLVQRGSGLGTLQQGEILTSMRHVREDLMITAYAAYMVELLDKSTDDQQVNPYLYEFLKQSLYYLNEGYDAEILTNIFEMKMLQVIGLRPELSSCVQCQSYEGRFSFSVRENGLLCHRCFDIDPHRLPLSQPAIRLLRLFYYIDLERLGAINVKPETKKELRAAISLYYDEYSGLFLKSRRFIDQLEKMEAIFTERKQED; encoded by the coding sequence ATGCTTCAAAAAGTTGAAGGAATCATTATTCGAACAATAAATTATGGTGAAACGAATAAAATTGTGACGGTATTTACAAGAGAGAATGGCAAGCTTGCTTTCATGGCTAGAGGGGCTAGAAAACCAAATAGTCGACTTTCTGCCATTACCCAGCCATTAACACATGGACAGTTTCTTGTACAGCGAGGCAGTGGTCTCGGAACATTACAGCAAGGGGAGATTCTCACCTCGATGCGGCATGTTCGCGAAGATTTAATGATTACTGCCTACGCGGCTTATATGGTAGAATTATTAGATAAAAGTACGGATGACCAACAGGTGAATCCGTACTTATATGAGTTTCTTAAGCAGTCGCTTTATTATTTAAATGAAGGCTATGACGCGGAAATTTTGACGAACATTTTTGAAATGAAAATGTTGCAAGTCATTGGTTTACGTCCCGAACTGTCAAGCTGTGTCCAATGTCAAAGTTATGAAGGTCGCTTTTCCTTTTCCGTTCGTGAAAACGGTTTGCTTTGTCATCGTTGCTTTGACATCGATCCTCATCGGTTGCCGCTTTCTCAGCCAGCGATCAGGCTGTTACGATTATTTTATTATATCGACTTAGAGCGTCTTGGGGCGATCAATGTGAAGCCGGAGACGAAAAAAGAGCTGCGAGCAGCAATTTCACTTTATTATGATGAATATTCTGGTTTATTTTTAAAATCGCGAAGATTCATTGATCAACTAGAAAAGATGGAAGCGATCTTTACGGAGCGTAAGCAAGAGGATTGA
- a CDS encoding cytidine deaminase — translation MDIDQLIQEAKAARERAYVPYSHFKVGAALLTKDGKVFQGCNIENAAYSMCNCAERTALFKAWSEGATKYAALAVVADTKRPVPPCGACRQVISELCPPDMKVILTNLQGDIEEHTVEQLLPGAFSPEDLHE, via the coding sequence ATGGATATTGATCAATTAATTCAAGAAGCTAAAGCTGCAAGAGAACGTGCCTATGTTCCTTATTCTCATTTTAAAGTAGGAGCGGCGCTTTTGACCAAGGATGGAAAGGTCTTTCAAGGGTGCAATATTGAAAATGCTGCCTACAGTATGTGCAATTGTGCTGAACGGACCGCTTTATTTAAAGCGTGGTCGGAAGGAGCAACTAAGTATGCGGCCTTAGCGGTCGTAGCGGATACGAAGCGTCCCGTGCCTCCATGTGGGGCATGCCGGCAAGTCATTTCCGAGCTTTGTCCACCTGACATGAAAGTTATTTTAACGAACCTTCAAGGAGATATAGAAGAACATACAGTTGAACAATTACTACCAGGAGCATTTTCACCGGAGGACTTACATGAATAA
- a CDS encoding PhoH family protein produces the protein MPEEKNIMNLQLDNPNEAQALLGVSDKNLTILEEEFNVSIITRGETIHIAGLEDATALVKEIIYRLLVVIRKGIQISERDIINAVQMAKRGTIEYLEELYEQEITKNAQGKPIRIKTLGQQQYISAIRHKDLVFGIGPAGTGKTYLAVVMAVHALKKGQVKRIVLTRPAVEAGESLGFLPGDLKEKVDPYLRPLYDALNDVLGTEHTQRLIERGTIEIAPLAYMRGRTLDDAFVILDEAQNTTKAQMKMFLTRLGFGSKMVITGDRTQIDLPKGAQSGLVSAEHILKNVTSTSFIYLEQSDVVRHPLVAKIIQAYEEAKE, from the coding sequence ATGCCAGAAGAAAAAAACATAATGAACCTCCAGCTCGATAACCCGAATGAGGCCCAAGCTTTATTGGGAGTATCAGATAAAAATTTAACGATATTAGAAGAAGAGTTTAACGTTTCGATCATTACAAGAGGAGAAACGATCCATATTGCCGGACTGGAAGACGCAACAGCGTTAGTGAAAGAAATTATTTACCGTTTGTTGGTGGTCATTCGAAAAGGGATTCAAATTAGTGAGCGTGATATCATCAATGCAGTGCAAATGGCAAAGCGCGGGACGATCGAATATCTTGAAGAATTGTATGAACAAGAAATCACGAAAAATGCGCAAGGTAAACCCATCCGCATTAAAACGCTAGGACAGCAGCAATATATAAGTGCGATTCGCCATAAAGATCTTGTATTTGGCATAGGTCCTGCAGGCACAGGTAAAACGTATTTAGCCGTGGTAATGGCTGTTCATGCACTCAAAAAAGGACAGGTAAAACGAATTGTTTTAACGCGTCCAGCGGTGGAAGCAGGGGAGAGTCTTGGTTTTCTTCCTGGTGATTTAAAAGAAAAAGTGGATCCTTATTTACGCCCGCTTTATGATGCTCTAAATGATGTGCTGGGAACCGAACATACTCAGCGACTGATTGAACGAGGGACGATCGAGATCGCTCCGCTTGCTTATATGAGGGGGCGGACACTTGATGATGCGTTCGTCATTTTAGATGAAGCGCAAAACACTACAAAAGCACAAATGAAAATGTTTTTAACTCGTCTTGGCTTTGGTTCGAAAATGGTGATCACAGGTGACAGAACGCAAATTGACTTGCCTAAAGGAGCGCAGTCAGGACTTGTCTCTGCAGAGCATATATTAAAGAATGTAACGTCCACTTCGTTTATTTATTTAGAGCAAAGTGATGTCGTTCGTCACCCGCTTGTTGCTAAAATTATTCAAGCATATGAAGAAGCTAAAGAATAA
- the ybeY gene encoding rRNA maturation RNase YbeY, whose product MGLVIDIIDETEELGEQTCQLITDVLNFTAKKEGVNAGSEVSITLTDNERIQEINRDYRNKDQPTDVISFALEEMGEEEVTITGAEDLPRVLGDIIISIPRAKEQAEEYGHSFERELGFLVVHGLLHLLGYDHMTEEEEKVMFAKQKEILDEYGLER is encoded by the coding sequence ATGGGTTTAGTGATCGATATTATCGATGAGACAGAAGAACTAGGAGAACAAACGTGTCAACTTATAACAGACGTATTAAACTTCACCGCCAAAAAAGAAGGTGTAAATGCAGGAAGTGAAGTGTCTATCACGCTTACTGACAATGAAAGAATTCAGGAAATTAACCGAGACTATCGAAATAAAGATCAGCCGACAGATGTTATTTCTTTTGCGCTAGAAGAAATGGGAGAGGAAGAGGTAACTATCACTGGAGCGGAGGATCTTCCGCGGGTTCTTGGTGACATTATCATTTCCATTCCTCGAGCGAAGGAACAAGCGGAGGAATATGGTCATAGTTTTGAACGAGAATTAGGTTTTCTTGTCGTTCACGGTTTACTGCATTTACTTGGATATGATCATATGACAGAAGAGGAAGAGAAAGTGATGTTTGCGAAGCAGAAGGAGATTCTTGATGAATACGGTCTCGAAAGATAA